From the genome of Jannaschia sp. S6380:
GCGAGAGCCTGATCGAGGCACAGCTCGACGCCGTCTCGATCACCGCGCGGGCCCTCTTGCCCCTGGTCGGCCGCGACCTCTGGTTCACAGGCGAAGCCGCGCCGGCCGGCACGCCGGAACGCCGGCGCCAGGTCGCGCTGGAACTTCTTGCCGCATGGAACGGCGAGATGTCGGAACACCTGCCCGAGCCGCTCATCTACGCGGCCTGGATGCGCGCGTTGCAGCAACGCCTGATCCAGGACGATCTGGGACCGCTGGCCGAGGAATACCCCCGGATGGAGCCCCTGTTCATCGAACGGGTCTTCCGCGACATCGGCGGCGCATCCGCCTGGTGCGACATCATCCGGTCGACGGTGCAGGAAAGCTGCTCCGACGTCGCGCGCCTCGCGCTGGACGACGCGCTGCAATTCCTGGAAGAGCGCTACGGCCCCCGGGTCGAGACCTGGCGCTGGGGCGACGCGCACGAGGCGCGACACGACCACCCCGTCCTGGGCGAGATCCCGGGCCTCGGCCTCGTCGTCAACATTCGCCAATCCACGTCAGGCGGGGACCACACGCTGCAGCGCGGACGCACCGGGGGCCTGCCGCCCGAACCGTTCCTGAACGTGCATGCCGCCACCTATCGCGGGGTCTACGATTTCGCCGATCCCGAAAGCAGCGTGTTCATCACCTCGACCGGGCAGTCGGGGCATCCGCTGTCACGTCACTACGACGATCTGGGCGAGCTTTGGCGGCGGGGCGAGTACGTTCCGATGACGCTCGACCCCGATCTGGCGCGGGCCGGTGCCGTGGGCGTTACCCGTCTCGTTCCCGGGTAAGGGCCTTGCCCAGTCGCGGCAGCCGGGCCCGCTTCATCAGCGCACGCAGCGGCATCTCCTGTCCGCTGAGCGTCTCGGCCCGGTCACGCACCCGCATCGCGACGCGCGCGACCGCATCGGGGTGCGACAGCCACAGGTCATGCAGAAACGCGTCCGGCGATCGCAAGGCCATGCCTTCGGCGGCGACATCGACCTTGGGAAAGTCGCGCAGATTGGCCGTCACCAGCACGTCCGCGCCCGCATCCGACGCCGCCGCCAGCACGTGGACGTCATTCGCATCCGGCAGCCACAGCCGCGCCTCCGTCCCCTTGCCGGGACGCGTCTCGGCGTCGGGATGGGCCGCGCGCAGGGCCGCGATCTCGCCACGCGCGATGACCTCGCCATCGGGCAACTTCCGGGCCGCGCGCGCCCACTCCTCCAGCACCCGGGGCGACCAGAGCGGCCTGAACAGGCCCGCATCCGCGCAGCCCAGCAGGATCTCACGCAGGACGGTCGGGTAAAGGACACAGGCGTCCAGGAAGGCCTTCATGACAGGATGCGGAAGGTCAGCGCCTTCAGGTATCCGCTCTCGGCCAGTTGCGGATGGACGGGATGATCGGGCCCGGCGAACCCCGTATGGACAAGCTGCGCGCCCCGGCCCGCACGGCCGATCCCGCGCACGCAGGACGCGCGGAACTTGCCCAGATCGGCGGCATGGCTGCAGGAGCAGAGCGTCAGATAGCCACCCGGCGCGACCAGGGGCGCCGACAGGCGCGCGACCCGTTCATAGGCGCGCAACCCCGCCGCAAGCGCGGATTTGGCCGGGGCGAATGCGGGCGGGTCGGCCACGACCACGCCAAACCGCGCGCCCTCGCCCTCGAGCGCGGAAAGCACATCGAAGGCATCGCCCCGACGCGTCGCAAAGGCCTCCGTCCGGCCCATCCGGGCAGCCCCCGCTTCGGCCAGGGCCAGCGCGGACGCCGACCCGTCGACCGCCAGCGCCGTGGTCGCGCCGCCCGCCAGCGCCGCCAGTCCGAACCCGCCGACATGGGCGAAGACATCCAGCACCGAAGCCCCCGCCGACAACCCGGCCACGAAGGCGTGGTTCGGACGCTGGTCGAAGAACAGCCCCGTCTTCTGCCCGCCCGTCAGATCCGCGAGGTAGGTCGCGCCGTTCATCTCGACCGCAACCGGTGCGTCGACACCGCCGATCAGCCAGCGGCTTTCGTCCGACAACCCTTCCGACGCCCTTGCACGCCCGCCGGCATTCAGCAGTACATGCGACAGGCCAAGGGCGCGCAACCCGTCGGCGATTGCATCGACCCGCGCATCGGCCCAGGCGGCGTTCGGCTGCAGGACCGCGACGTCGCCGAAACGGTCGATGACGACGCCCGGCAGACCGTCCGCCTCGGCATGGATCAGACGGTAGAAGGGGGCGTCATAAAGGCGATCGCGGTGATCCGCGGC
Proteins encoded in this window:
- a CDS encoding class I SAM-dependent methyltransferase gives rise to the protein MSDLSASRPVLRLKPGAHARRIRHGHPWAYLSDVVADRRSRAIPPGAIATLVDAERQPLGSFAINMGSRIVARALDPSPDAWIDADWILGRLRTAADHRDRLYDAPFYRLIHAEADGLPGVVIDRFGDVAVLQPNAAWADARVDAIADGLRALGLSHVLLNAGGRARASEGLSDESRWLIGGVDAPVAVEMNGATYLADLTGGQKTGLFFDQRPNHAFVAGLSAGASVLDVFAHVGGFGLAALAGGATTALAVDGSASALALAEAGAARMGRTEAFATRRGDAFDVLSALEGEGARFGVVVADPPAFAPAKSALAAGLRAYERVARLSAPLVAPGGYLTLCSCSHAADLGKFRASCVRGIGRAGRGAQLVHTGFAGPDHPVHPQLAESGYLKALTFRILS
- a CDS encoding PIN domain-containing protein → MKAFLDACVLYPTVLREILLGCADAGLFRPLWSPRVLEEWARAARKLPDGEVIARGEIAALRAAHPDAETRPGKGTEARLWLPDANDVHVLAAASDAGADVLVTANLRDFPKVDVAAEGMALRSPDAFLHDLWLSHPDAVARVAMRVRDRAETLSGQEMPLRALMKRARLPRLGKALTRERDG